In Asterias amurensis chromosome 4, ASM3211899v1, one genomic interval encodes:
- the LOC139936109 gene encoding V-type proton ATPase 16 kDa proteolipid subunit c, which translates to MADVPMYTPFFGIMGATSAMVFSALGAAYGTAKSGTGIAAMSIMRPELIMKSVIPVVMAGIIAIYGVVVAVVIANGLSDDPTKYSLYRSFLHLGAGLSVGLSGLAAGFAIGIVGDAGVRGTAQQPRLFVGMILILIFAEVLGLYGLIVALILSTK; encoded by the exons ATGGCCGATGTACCGATGTATACTCCTTTCTTTGGCATTATGGGCGCCACATCTGCCATGGTTTTTAGCG CTTTGGGCGCAGCCTACGGCACAGCAAAGAGCGGCACAGGAATTGCTGCTATGAGTATCATGAGACCAGAATTGATCATGAAGTCAGTCATCCCTGTTGTCATGGCGGGTATTATTGCTATATATGGTGTAGTGGTTGCTGTAGTTATTGCTAACGGTCTGTCAGATGATCCAACAAAATACTCGTTGTACAG GAGTTTTCTTCATCTTGGTGCTGGACTTAGCGTTGGATTGAGTGGTCTAGCGGCTGGTTTTGCTATTGGTATAGTTGGAGATGCAGGAGTAAGAGGAACAGCACAACAACCAAGGCTCTTTGTGGGTATGATTCTAATTCTTATCTTCGCTGAAGTGCTCGGTCTCTATGGTCTCATCGTTGCGTTGATTCTATCAACTAAGTAA